Below is a window of Aerococcus viridans DNA.
TACTTATCACTTGAAGATGACGTGATGCGTCGTTTCGGTTCAGAACGTATCCAACAATTATGGGAAAGATTAAACGTAGACCAAGATGATCCAGACATGGTGATTGAGTCTCGTATGATCACTAAACAAGTTGAAGGCGCGCAAATTCGTGTTGAAGGGAATAACTACGATACCCGTAAGAACGTCCTAGAATACGATGAGGTGATGCGTCAACAACGTGATGTCATTTACGCACAACGTTTCCAAGTGATTTCAGCTGAAGAGTCATTGGATGACGTGATGTGGCCAATGATTGAGCGAACTATTAAACGCCAAGTGGAATTATACACTGCTGGTGACCGTGCTGATTGGAATTTAGAAGCCTTAGCTGACTTCGCGGAAACAGCTTTATACCGTAATACACAGGTGGATATCGATAATTTAGAGGGTAAAAACCAAAAAGAAATCATTGCCTACATTACTGATAAAGCGGCTGACCTTTTCAACAAAAAAATTGATTCAATCAATAACAAAGACATGGCCCTAGAATTTGAAAAAGTGGTTATCTTGCGTGCAGTTGACTCTCGCTGGACTGACCATATTGACGCTATGGACCAATTACGTCAAGGGGTTGGACTACGTGCATATGCACAAAATAATCCATTGGTAGAGTACCAATCTGAAGGATTTGACCGTTTCAACGAAATGATTGCCGGTATTGAATATGATGCAACACGTATGTTTATGCAATCAGAAATCCGTCAAAACTTAGAACGTAAACAAGCTAAATAAGAGCATATTATGAACATCGGGACGAACAAGGCAGTGACCGAGTAACATCATCATTCATGTTTGTCCCGTGTTTTCATTAGGAGTGATACAAGATGGAACAATATGAAATTAATAATTTACTAGAGCAAAATAGAACCCAAATTGATAGCTTCAGGGGGTCTCTTTGACTTAGAGAAGATGGAAGCTGATTTAGCTGAATACGAAGCCGATATGGTGCAACCAGGTTTCTGGGATGATTCGGTCAGGGCCCAAGCTGTGATTGACGCCAATAATGCCTTGAAAAAGGTCTATGATGAATTCAATAATCTAGCGGATGAATATGAGGAATTGGTACTGTTAAACGACATGGTTAAAGAAGAATCGGATCCTGAATTAGCTAGCGAATTGGTTAACCGAATTCAAACCTTTCAAAGTAAAATCTCTGCTTATGAACGGAATATTTTACTAAGTGGGGAATATGACCACAATGACGCCTTGTTAGAAATCCATCCAGGTGCTGGGGGTACTGAGTCCCAAGATTGGGCTTCTATGCTCCTTCGAATGTACCAACGGTGGGCAGACCAACATGATTATCAAGTGACGATACTCGATTTTCAAAACGGTGATGAAGCGGGGATTAAGTCTGTTACACTAGAAATCAAAGGATTGAATGCTTACGGCTTTTTGAAATCAGAAGACGGGATCCACCGCTTGGTGCGTATTTCACCATTTGATTCCAACAAACGTCGCCATACCTCTTTTGCTTCAGTTGAAATTATGCCTGTATTGGATCAAAATACCGAAATTGAAATTGACGAAT
It encodes the following:
- the prfB gene encoding peptide chain release factor 2 (programmed frameshift), encoding MEQYEINNLLEQNRTQIDSFRGSLDLEKMEADLAEYEADMVQPGFWDDSVRAQAVIDANNALKKVYDEFNNLADEYEELVLLNDMVKEESDPELASELVNRIQTFQSKISAYERNILLSGEYDHNDALLEIHPGAGGTESQDWASMLLRMYQRWADQHDYQVTILDFQNGDEAGIKSVTLEIKGLNAYGFLKSEDGIHRLVRISPFDSNKRRHTSFASVEIMPVLDQNTEIEIDESDIEMDVFRASGAGGQHINKTSSAVRLTHVPTGIVVASQGQRSQFQNRDTAMKMLQAKLAHLLAEKNAKELDEIRGEKSEIAWGSQIRSYVFHPYNMVKDHRTDHETANVQAVMDGDLDGFIDAYLKNQLSDEN